The genomic window ACGATGCGCGGCATTGGTCCCTGCTATCGCGACAAGGTGGCCCGCAGCTTCGCCGTGCGGCTGGGCGACCTGTACCGCGACAACTTCCGCGAGAAGCTCGATTACATCGCCGCGGCCAAGAACACCAGCATCGGCGCGCTGATCACGCCCAACCCGTTCAACGCCGCCGAGATCACGACCGAATACCTGGGCTACGCCGAACGGCTGAAGCCCTTTGTCTGCGACACGACCTCGTACCTGCTCGACGCCGTCGAAGGCGGCAAGCGCATTCTGCTCGAAGGCGCCCAGGGCGCCCTGCTCGACGTCGACCACGGCACCTACCCGTTCGTCACCAGCAGCAACAGCTCGGGCGTGGGCGTCTCCAGTGGCTCGGGCATTCCGGGCAAGTGGATCTCGAAGGTGATCGGCGTGGTCAAGGCGTACTCGACCCGCGTCGGCGGCGGCCCCTTTCCGACCGAGCAAGACAACGAAGTCGGCCAGCACATTCGCGACCGGGGCAACGAGTACGGCACGGTCACCCGGCGCCCGCGGCGCTGCGGCTGGTTCGATGCCGTGGCCGTGCGCTATACTGCCCGCTTGAGCGGCGTGGACGCGCTGGCCGTCATGCTGCTGGACGTGCTGAGCGAGCTGCCCGAGCTGCAGATTTGCACGGCCTACGAAATCAATGGCAAGCGGGTAACCAATTTCCCCAGCCACGTTGACGATCTGCGGCACGCCGTGCCGGTGCTCGAGACGGTGCCCGGCTGGCAAAAGGACATTACCGGCGTGCGGACGATGAGCGGCCTGCCGCGCCAGGCCCGGGAGTACCTGGACCGGATCAGCAAATTGATTGGCCGGCCGGTGGAAGTGGTGTCGGTGGGGCCCGACCGCGAACAAACGATCTTTGCCGAGCGTACAGGCTGAGCGGACGCTA from Pirellulales bacterium includes these protein-coding regions:
- a CDS encoding adenylosuccinate synthase — translated: MGVTCVIGLQWGDEAKGKLVDLLTENHEIVVRYQGGSNAGHTVVTGGQTYKLSLIPSGILSPQVQCVVTGGVVLNPASILQEIDGLVGRGVKVSGNLMLSDRAHVIFPWHIAEDAILDKSCSSGENIGTTMRGIGPCYRDKVARSFAVRLGDLYRDNFREKLDYIAAAKNTSIGALITPNPFNAAEITTEYLGYAERLKPFVCDTTSYLLDAVEGGKRILLEGAQGALLDVDHGTYPFVTSSNSSGVGVSSGSGIPGKWISKVIGVVKAYSTRVGGGPFPTEQDNEVGQHIRDRGNEYGTVTRRPRRCGWFDAVAVRYTARLSGVDALAVMLLDVLSELPELQICTAYEINGKRVTNFPSHVDDLRHAVPVLETVPGWQKDITGVRTMSGLPRQAREYLDRISKLIGRPVEVVSVGPDREQTIFAERTG